CCCCAGACAACTTGCGCAGCGCCTGAGACATCAGACGGGCTTGCAAACCAACATGAGCATCGCCCATTTCGCCTTCAATTTCGGCGCGCGGAACCAAGGCGGCCACAGAGTCCACCACCACCACATCCATCGTGCCAGAGCGGATAAGCGCGTCGGCGATTTCTAGCGCCTGCTCGCCAGTATCCGGCTGCGAGACGTACAGGTTTTGCACATCTACGCCACATTTTTCGGCGTAACCGGGATCCAGGGCGTGCTCCATATCTATGAAGGCACAAATGCCACCCAGTTTTTGCGCTTCGGCAATAATATGCTGGCACAAAGTCGTTTTACCGGACGATTCAGGACCATAAATTTCGATGACCCGGCCGCGCGGCATCCCGCCAACACCCAGAGCAATGTCCAGCGACAGGGAGCCGGTGGGAATAACATCTACCTGTAAATGGTAGGCGTCGCCCAACCGCATAATGACTCCCTCGCCGAAGCGTTTGTTCAGGGTTGCCAGAGTCGTTTCTAATGTACGGTCACGATCCTGTTTATTCATGCGCTTATCAGTTGCTTGGTTATGTCGAATTTTGACCATGTAGTGTACAATAGCGTCATGGAATTCGCAACAAACCATTGGCCTTCCGCAAAATCGGTGGCAGAGCAAAAACAGGCGGGCGCGCGGGTGGCCGTCCAGGCTGATGCGGAAGCCATTACGCGGCTGCTGCGTTCAGCCGAGGGGAGCCATGTGCATGTGGATTGGCGGCTGCCGGCCGATTGGTTGGGGTCGCCCCATTTCGTCTTGCTCCCGACCCCGGCGGTAGAAACAGGCCGTTTTCTGTCCCGGTTGTTTGCACCGCCAGAACGGGCGTTGGCCTGCCTGGCCGCCACGGCCGATCCCCCACCGGCGGCGTGGGTGCGGGTGGCGGCTGTCGCCCAGGAAGCGGACAGCCTGACGCTGTTGGACGAGATGTTGGCGATGGTGACGGCCTCTTTGCAAGAGACGGCCGTTACCCAATTAGGCTGGTTGGTGGCTCAGGCGTGGCCCAATCGTTGGCTGCCCGCCCTGGGCTTTGGTCTGGTAAACGAGATCGAGACCTACCTCAAAGACAATCTAGACGCGCCGCCGCTGCGCCCCACCGCCGACCTGCTCATCCGCCCGGCGCGTCTGGCCGATCTCAGCGCATTGGCACAAATCGAAGTGGATGCGTTTGAGCCGTTATGGCGTCTGAGCAGCGAAACATTGGCCCTGGCCCAGCGAGACGCGCTCTGTTTTGACGTGGCTGAATGGCACGGCCGTCTTGTTGGCTACCAACTCAGCGTCGGGGGACCGGGCAGCGCCCACCTGGTACGCCTGACCATCGCCCACGACGCGCAAGGCCAGGGTGTGGGCAGCGCCCTGCTGGCCCAGGCGCTGCAAACCTACCGTCATCATGGCTTGCGGCGGGTCTCGCTCAACACCCAGATTGATAACAATACTTCGCAGCGCCTATACCACAAATTTGGCTTCTATGCCACCGGTGAACGGCTGCCCGTCTGGTGCAAAACTATCTGACAAAAGAGTTCATCAGTGGACTGCACCCACCACCACGAATGAAAACCCTGGGAACGCAGGCGTCTCGCCTGCCAGGGCGGACGGGACGTCCGCGCTCCCATTTTCAAGAGAGGAAAACCATGGCTGACTTGCACAAAGTAGATTTGCCCGAAGATACGCCTTACGTCAACGCCATGCTGCTCCAACTTTTCAAGGGCATTGAAGAAGTCATGGGGACCAACGGTCTGAACGCCGTGCTGCGACTGAGCAGCCTGGAACGGTACATAGACAATCCACCGCCCAACAACCTGGAATTTGGCGTGCTGGCGCGAGAATACGCCGCCCTGAACCAAGCCATCGAGCAATTTACCGGCCGCGCCGGTAAAGGCATGTTGCAGCGCATCGGCCGTTCTTCGTTTCGCTGGGGTGTCAAGGAGCAGTCGGCCGTGATGGGCCTGGCGGGCATCGCCCTGAAGGTGCTGCCACAGCAGCTGCGCAAACGAGCCGTGCTGTTGGGCGTGCGCAAAGGCATTATGGACACCGTGCCCTATGCTTCAATTAACGTGCAAGAT
This genomic stretch from Candidatus Leptovillus gracilis harbors:
- the recA gene encoding recombinase RecA produces the protein MVKIRHNQATDKRMNKQDRDRTLETTLATLNKRFGEGVIMRLGDAYHLQVDVIPTGSLSLDIALGVGGMPRGRVIEIYGPESSGKTTLCQHIIAEAQKLGGICAFIDMEHALDPGYAEKCGVDVQNLYVSQPDTGEQALEIADALIRSGTMDVVVVDSVAALVPRAEIEGEMGDAHVGLQARLMSQALRKLSGAIKQTNTIVIFTNQLRSKIGVMFGNPETTSGGNALKFYASVRIDIRRIQAIKAGNDVVGNRTKIKVKKNKVAAPFTECEFDIMYNEGISKTGDVLDLAVIHEIVNKRGAYFRYEETLLGQGRENAKVFLAENPAMLQTLEDLVREAAGLPALKRAVEADTFIR
- a CDS encoding GNAT family N-acetyltransferase — protein: MEFATNHWPSAKSVAEQKQAGARVAVQADAEAITRLLRSAEGSHVHVDWRLPADWLGSPHFVLLPTPAVETGRFLSRLFAPPERALACLAATADPPPAAWVRVAAVAQEADSLTLLDEMLAMVTASLQETAVTQLGWLVAQAWPNRWLPALGFGLVNEIETYLKDNLDAPPLRPTADLLIRPARLADLSALAQIEVDAFEPLWRLSSETLALAQRDALCFDVAEWHGRLVGYQLSVGGPGSAHLVRLTIAHDAQGQGVGSALLAQALQTYRHHGLRRVSLNTQIDNNTSQRLYHKFGFYATGERLPVWCKTI